The Anopheles marshallii chromosome X, idAnoMarsDA_429_01, whole genome shotgun sequence genome includes a window with the following:
- the LOC128710339 gene encoding uncharacterized protein LOC128710339: MSFSSNDTMRPLALQRSHSLPHLTNSREDSGVALSASGSCSGLNNLGYGSDGSSGRRHRHHHHHHRHHDLKIPYGARLVADLRQLITLKQHYYPEGGWGWLVTYIGIIINCIAHGLQLSAGVFLLQTAHIFPHLTVAAVQTILDIASQVVQKFLS, encoded by the exons ATGTCGTTCTCGTCGAACGATACGATGCGGCCGCTGGCACTGCAGCGCTCCCATTCGCTGCCCCACCTGACGAACTCCCGGGAAGATTCCGGGGTGGCGCTGAGTGCCAGCGGTTCCTGCAGCGGGCTGAACAATCTCGGATACGGTTCGGACGGATCGTCCGGCAGGCGTCACcggcaccatcaccatcatcaccgccATCACGATCTGAAGATACCGTACGGCGCGCGTCTCGTCGCCGACCTGCGACAGCTGATAACGCTCAAGCAGCACTATTATCCGGAAGGTGGTTGGGGCTGGCTCGTCACGTACATCGGGATCATCATCAACTGCATCGCCCACGGTTTGCAGCTGTCCGCCGGTGTATTCCTGCTGCAGACGGCCCACATCTTTCCCCATCTGACTGTGGCCGCAG TACAAACCATTCTGGACATTGCTTCGCAAGTCGTCCAAAAATTCCTCAGCTGA